In Hahella sp. HNIBRBA332, the genomic window AGTTCGGGGCCGACAGCGTCGATAGGTATATAGGAAACCCAGCCCAACAGTTCATCCGGGTTATCTTTCGCGAAGATTGACCAGTAGCCGCGGCGCTCGCCAAAGTCGCCATTGATACGCGAGAGAAGGAAATTGACGTGCGCCTCCGATCCGTCATAAACGCCTGGGATGTAGCGGGTCACTTCCGGGTCCTTATCCATGGCGATACAGGCCTCAACATCCTGCAGGCCTCGGGGTCTGAGAATCAGCCTTTCTGTTTCAAATATCTGCGCCATGAGCCTTTACTCCTTTCTCTCTTCAATTAACTACTATAGACGTCAGCTCAATAATACAGATTTTTTCGCTTTACTCTATTGAATTATAGAGAGATTTCGCGAGTTTCGGCGCTGGCCGCCGCATCAATCGGCAATACGCGGCGGCCTATTCTCAGCGCTCACGTTTTAACGGTCATTGAGTCCTTTACCGTCCATAATCTGCTGCATGTGCCTGGCCACCCGCGAGGCGCGGGTTTTGGATTGTTTGGGCGCGGAGAAATGCAGGAGGTAGCCTCGCTGCCGTCCTGGCGTCAGGGCATTAAAAGCGTCTCTAAAGGCAGGGATTTCATCCAGTTTTTCCTGCAGTTCTTCGGGAATGTTAAACGCTTCGGTGGTCTTGAAATCCACTTTCAGGCCAGCGTTTTCCACTTCCACTGCTTCGTGGATATAGGCCTTGATGACGGCTTCCATATCGGCGATATCCTGGGCATTGGCAAACGGAATCCGGCGTGCGCTTTGAGTGTTTTCTCCCGGTTTTTCCAGCACGGACTGGGGGTCTTTCAGTAAGGCCCCTTTGGGGAACAGCAAGGCGCAGAAATCCTTGAATCCCTGCAGAATAACGATGTTGTTTTGCTGAGAGGTATAACAGGGTTTCCCCCATTTCAACTCTTCCACCAGCTCGCAGTCGAGGGCCATGCGCCGCAGCAAAGTCAACTCTTCGCTCCAGCGCCCGGCGCTATCCAGAAAACCATCAACCTTGGGATTACTGCTTTGCTTAACGTTAAAGCTCATGGGAACTCCTTGTTATTTTTGAGGGAGAATACACTACGCTGACTGCGCCTCACCAGGGAGGTTCTATTACTTCCTTCGCGTCAACGCTGCCGGTCACATAGATCGCGCTGTTATTTTTCGTAGACTAATACATCCGCCGCCCCGGGATAACCCCTTTCGCACCCCCAAACTTCCACCTTGGCGGCAAAGCAGTTCAATTCTCGCTTCGCCTCTTCCAGCGCGTCGCAGAGAGACTGGCGGGAAACCTTGTAACTGAGGGGCGCGGGCATTTCGAAGGGTTCCCAATCTTCAATGCATTGAATTTCCACCTCGACAGAATCTGAAATCGCTTGAGGACAGGGATGCCCCTCCAGACAAAAGGATTCCGAAAACACTTCGGGTCTCGTCAGCGCTTCCCAAGAGGCTATATCGGCAAGCATGCCACAGCACTGAGGGATCAGTATCGGCATAGCGCCTTCGACCAAAACCAGCCCGCCGAATAACCCACAGGATTCCTGCAACGGAGTATCTCCGAGGTGCAGATCAATCGCCAAAGCGACATCCGTCTGCGTCAGATCCG contains:
- a CDS encoding YdeI family protein; this encodes MSFNVKQSSNPKVDGFLDSAGRWSEELTLLRRMALDCELVEELKWGKPCYTSQQNNIVILQGFKDFCALLFPKGALLKDPQSVLEKPGENTQSARRIPFANAQDIADMEAVIKAYIHEAVEVENAGLKVDFKTTEAFNIPEELQEKLDEIPAFRDAFNALTPGRQRGYLLHFSAPKQSKTRASRVARHMQQIMDGKGLNDR
- a CDS encoding GNAT family N-acetyltransferase, encoding MAQIFETERLILRPRGLQDVEACIAMDKDPEVTRYIPGVYDGSEAHVNFLLSRINGDFGERRGYWSIFAKDNPDELLGWVSYIPIDAVGPELEMGWRLVRRAWGKGYATEAAIRLAQYAFEDPELDMLTAVAHIENLASINVIEKLGFKYIHDSEFEGVACKYFELTKAEFQRRWG